In the genome of Oceanivirga salmonicida, the window TAGTTTGAGTGATTTTTTGTTGCGAAACTTGGGTTATAACTGAATAGAAAAAAATAGAGATTTTAATATCTCTATTTTTCATATTTAGTAAGTACCATACAACCATCTTTGGTAACTACTATATCATCTTCTATTCTAACTCCTGCAACACCAGGTTTATAAATTCCAGGTTCTATTGTAAATACCATGTTTTCCTCTAATATGTCATCAGTACTTTGAGAAACATCTGGAAATTCATGTACTTCCATAC includes:
- a CDS encoding M24 family metallopeptidase; translation: MEVHEFPDVSQSTDDILEENMVFTIEPGIYKPGVAGVRIEDDIVVTKDGCMVLTKYEK